The Niastella koreensis GR20-10 genome includes a window with the following:
- a CDS encoding YigZ family protein, translating to MTDLEFFYTIEKSTSAEFKDRGSKFIAYTYPVQSVDDFKKCLEAIKKEHPKATHHCFAYRIGLDNNTYRVSDDGEPSGTAGKPILGQIDSKRLTNVLVVVVRYFGGTLLGVPGLINAYKSAASMALQVTPIVQKPIEVAYTLQFDYSQMNEVMMQVKQLNCTVLEKDMSLFCHLVIGIPKGRIDEAIYKFKEIRGVEIVVKNL from the coding sequence ATGACCGACCTCGAATTCTTTTACACCATAGAAAAATCAACCTCCGCGGAATTTAAAGACCGGGGCAGTAAATTTATTGCCTACACCTACCCGGTACAGTCGGTTGACGATTTTAAAAAGTGCCTGGAAGCCATCAAGAAAGAACACCCCAAAGCTACCCATCACTGTTTTGCCTATCGCATAGGATTGGATAATAATACATACCGCGTTAGCGATGACGGCGAACCGTCAGGCACCGCCGGTAAACCCATCCTGGGCCAGATAGATAGTAAAAGACTCACCAACGTGCTGGTAGTAGTAGTGCGTTATTTCGGCGGCACGTTGCTGGGAGTACCAGGATTGATCAATGCTTATAAATCAGCCGCTTCCATGGCCCTGCAGGTAACGCCCATTGTTCAAAAACCCATTGAAGTGGCCTATACCCTCCAGTTCGATTATTCGCAGATGAACGAGGTGATGATGCAGGTAAAACAGCTGAACTGCACCGTGCTGGAAAAAGACATGAGCCTGTTTTGCCACCTGGTGATCGGCATACCCAAAGGCCGGATCGACGAAGCCATTTATAAGTTTAAAGAAATACGCGGAGTGGAAATTGTGGTGAAGAATTTGTAG
- the ribD gene encoding bifunctional diaminohydroxyphosphoribosylaminopyrimidine deaminase/5-amino-6-(5-phosphoribosylamino)uracil reductase RibD gives MTESYMQRCIELAKAGAGYVAPNPMVGAVLVHENRIIGEGYHQKYGGPHAEVHCVNSVAQADRHLIAQSVMYVSLEPCAHFGKTPPCADLIIEKKIPEVVIGVRDPFKQVDGKGVEKLKAAGVKVTLGVLEQDCKTLNKRFITFNTRHRPYLILKWAQTANGKMAGEAGGERLLISNEFTNRLVHKWRSEEAAILVGTNTALFDDPALTTRLWNGPDPMRLVVDMNLRLPSSLQLFNQQVKTIVFNSVKQEEKENLLYYQVTQDVSLVHQLVHALYQLKIQSVLVEGGAQLLQSFIDEGMWDEIRIITNNELVVPQGLPAPRMQTGQLLHQETLFSDTLQYFVNPQTLAS, from the coding sequence TTGACCGAATCATACATGCAGCGTTGTATTGAACTGGCGAAAGCCGGGGCAGGCTACGTAGCGCCCAACCCCATGGTAGGCGCGGTGCTGGTGCACGAAAACCGCATCATAGGGGAGGGGTACCATCAAAAATATGGCGGTCCGCATGCCGAAGTGCACTGCGTAAATTCGGTAGCCCAAGCCGACCGGCATTTGATTGCCCAATCGGTTATGTATGTGTCGCTGGAGCCTTGTGCGCATTTTGGCAAAACACCGCCCTGCGCCGATCTGATCATTGAAAAAAAGATCCCCGAAGTGGTTATAGGCGTGCGCGATCCGTTTAAACAGGTGGATGGCAAAGGAGTGGAAAAATTAAAAGCCGCCGGGGTGAAGGTTACCCTGGGTGTGCTGGAACAGGATTGTAAAACCCTCAATAAACGGTTCATCACTTTCAATACCCGACACCGTCCTTACCTCATTTTAAAATGGGCCCAAACAGCCAATGGGAAAATGGCGGGGGAAGCTGGCGGGGAACGCCTGTTGATTAGCAATGAATTTACTAACCGGCTGGTGCATAAATGGCGCAGTGAAGAAGCGGCCATCCTGGTAGGCACCAATACCGCGCTTTTTGACGATCCGGCATTGACCACCCGTTTATGGAATGGGCCCGATCCGATGCGGCTGGTGGTAGATATGAATTTGCGATTGCCGTCATCGTTACAGCTGTTTAACCAGCAGGTGAAAACCATTGTGTTCAACAGTGTAAAGCAGGAGGAAAAAGAGAACCTGCTGTATTACCAGGTAACGCAGGATGTAAGCCTTGTTCATCAGCTAGTGCATGCATTATACCAGTTAAAGATCCAGAGTGTGCTGGTGGAAGGCGGGGCGCAATTGCTGCAATCGTTTATCGATGAAGGCATGTGGGATGAAATACGCATCATCACCAATAACGAACTGGTGGTGCCGCAGGGTTTACCTGCACCACGCATGCAAACCGGCCAGCTGTTACACCAGGAAACATTGTTTTCAGATACCCTCCAATATTTTGTGAACCCGCAAACCCTGGCATCTTGA
- a CDS encoding XAC2610-related protein produces MKRFISVIILSLVLIQACKPGKGPWGKNKSTDTLSVHAVPYEVLLTKAMDSAEQLDFFRDYCIRKLDSHKAENQFYTLAVFEGDTNRIQFYKGNICTDQKQHALVGFEDRNLFFFFTKDNDWRMRQVMNGFGKIRDSAIQFCDVNFDGFKDVSIIWNYSAGICNCSAPGCHDVYLYNNEADRLEHLPEIRSYYDFGLSAEEKSIYLGEHCKGFYGKYAWENGKLRIQEEYASNQWSETDTCNWHLEHFIYCDGERVPAYTIPNLPLPEKWQQVFGWGK; encoded by the coding sequence ATGAAACGGTTTATTTCGGTAATAATCCTGTCCCTCGTATTGATTCAAGCCTGTAAACCAGGTAAAGGGCCCTGGGGCAAAAATAAGTCAACTGACACCTTATCGGTACACGCCGTTCCTTACGAGGTGCTGTTAACCAAGGCTATGGACAGCGCCGAACAGCTCGATTTTTTCAGGGATTACTGTATTAGAAAACTGGACAGCCACAAAGCGGAAAACCAGTTTTACACCCTGGCCGTTTTTGAAGGCGATACCAACCGCATCCAATTCTACAAAGGAAATATCTGCACCGATCAAAAGCAACATGCATTAGTGGGGTTTGAAGACAGGAACCTGTTCTTTTTCTTTACAAAAGACAATGACTGGCGTATGCGCCAGGTAATGAATGGGTTTGGAAAGATCAGAGACAGCGCCATCCAGTTCTGCGATGTAAATTTTGATGGTTTTAAAGATGTATCAATAATCTGGAATTATTCAGCCGGCATCTGTAACTGCTCCGCGCCTGGCTGCCACGACGTGTACTTATACAACAACGAAGCAGACAGGCTGGAACATTTACCAGAGATAAGATCATACTACGATTTTGGCCTGTCGGCCGAAGAAAAGTCGATCTACCTCGGCGAGCACTGCAAAGGCTTTTATGGAAAATATGCCTGGGAAAATGGAAAACTGCGGATCCAGGAAGAATACGCCAGCAACCAATGGAGCGAGACCGATACCTGTAACTGGCATCTGGAGCACTTTATTTATTGCGATGGCGAACGCGTTCCGGCCTATACTATTCCTAACCTGCCTTTGCCTGAGAAATGGCAGCAGGTGTTTGGATGGGGTAAGTGA